Proteins from a single region of Dyadobacter fanqingshengii:
- a CDS encoding DoxX family protein, which produces MKTSKIIYWTGAALTSLWFGASGFFELTKNPLVWEITQQLGYPAHFIYILGVAKLSGVAVLLTPNRLLRLKEWVFAGVFFDIIFAFFSKLAVLGLPATIDAVIAFMMVTVTYVMFRKLYPATYSRI; this is translated from the coding sequence ATGAAAACTTCAAAAATTATCTATTGGACTGGCGCAGCATTGACATCATTGTGGTTTGGCGCAAGCGGGTTTTTCGAACTGACCAAAAATCCGTTGGTGTGGGAAATCACGCAGCAACTAGGCTATCCTGCTCATTTCATTTACATTCTGGGTGTAGCCAAACTTTCAGGTGTGGCTGTATTACTAACTCCGAACCGTTTGCTGAGATTGAAAGAATGGGTTTTCGCTGGTGTGTTCTTTGACATCATATTTGCTTTCTTTTCCAAATTAGCCGTTCTTGGATTGCCAGCCACCATTGATGCAGTAATCGCTTTTATGATGGTAACTGTAACTTATGTAATGTTTAGAAAACTATATCCAGCTACATACAGCAGGATTTAA
- a CDS encoding histidine kinase: MNPHFLFNSLNTLKAMVETGDQQSIDFKLKLANFYRYTLESRKLDLIPLKEEMEILNACLFLQKARLGDGLSSNTVIC, from the coding sequence GTGAATCCCCATTTCTTATTCAATAGCCTGAATACACTTAAAGCAATGGTGGAAACGGGTGATCAGCAGTCAATTGATTTTAAATTAAAACTCGCCAACTTTTACCGCTATACGCTGGAAAGCCGCAAGCTGGATCTGATTCCTTTGAAAGAAGAAATGGAGATTTTGAATGCGTGTCTTTTTCTGCAAAAGGCCAGGCTTGGAGATGGATTGAGCTCAAATACAGTCATTTGTTGA
- a CDS encoding LytR/AlgR family response regulator transcription factor: MNIVIIEDELKTARSLENMLRQLRPAAKITGPYQSVEESVEALSAGPQPDLIFMDIQLADGLSFEIFKSVEVVCPVIFCTAFDEYSLEAFKRNGVDYVLKPFSKEDIAGALGKVDDLKNFFQQKAIPDLSELLNRMAPQAEKTSFLVFKHQKYTTVQTAQIAFFYIRNETSMIMCFDGQEFSLSQSLDQIAASVSQKQFFRMNRQYLVNFSAIKEIEHYFMRKLYVKLVIETPDQLLINKEKAPSFLAWMENR, from the coding sequence ATGAACATCGTAATCATTGAGGATGAGCTGAAAACTGCCAGATCCCTTGAAAACATGCTCCGGCAACTGCGTCCGGCAGCCAAGATCACCGGTCCATATCAGAGCGTCGAAGAATCGGTTGAAGCACTTTCCGCGGGACCGCAGCCAGACCTGATTTTTATGGACATTCAGCTCGCAGACGGGCTGAGTTTTGAGATTTTCAAATCGGTGGAGGTCGTTTGTCCCGTCATTTTTTGTACGGCCTTTGACGAATATTCGCTGGAAGCCTTCAAGCGGAATGGCGTGGATTACGTGCTGAAACCATTCTCGAAAGAGGACATTGCAGGCGCACTCGGCAAAGTTGACGACCTGAAAAACTTTTTCCAGCAAAAAGCAATTCCCGACCTGAGCGAATTACTGAACAGGATGGCTCCCCAGGCCGAGAAAACCAGTTTTTTGGTGTTCAAACATCAGAAATATACGACAGTCCAAACCGCGCAGATCGCCTTTTTCTACATTCGAAATGAAACTTCAATGATCATGTGTTTCGATGGGCAAGAATTTTCACTGAGCCAATCCCTCGATCAGATTGCGGCGTCTGTGAGCCAAAAACAATTTTTCCGAATGAACCGGCAGTATCTGGTCAACTTTTCGGCGATCAAGGAAATTGAGCATTATTTTATGCGGAAACTGTACGTTAAGCTGGTTATAGAAACACCTGATCAATTGCTAATCAATAAGGAAAAAGCACCGTCATTTCTGGCCTGGATGGAGAATCGTTAG
- a CDS encoding DUF1223 domain-containing protein, with the protein MKTTKNILALAASLLFMVTLSSRAAIKDPADKKTANGDGFVVLELFTSEGCSSCPHADQLLENVQKQAGDKPIYILAYHIDYWDHQGWRDIFSSPQYTKRQYWYANKLNAQVYTPQVIVNGKTELIGSDETALGNAIRNSLQGVPATTLKLTGKPEAGKMAITYQASASKNAELMIAVVQKNAERQIKRGENGGRTLRHVQIVRGFQSFRLENPADGQITINLPKEFVAPEWEVIGFLQDKATGEIYAADKVVNKDTATSMVPQPSIK; encoded by the coding sequence ATGAAAACGACAAAAAATATTTTAGCGCTGGCAGCAAGCTTATTATTCATGGTAACGCTTTCAAGCCGAGCCGCAATAAAAGATCCAGCCGATAAAAAAACTGCTAACGGCGACGGCTTCGTAGTTCTCGAATTATTTACATCCGAAGGCTGTTCGAGTTGCCCGCACGCTGATCAGTTACTTGAAAATGTGCAGAAGCAAGCCGGTGATAAACCTATTTATATCCTTGCTTACCACATTGATTACTGGGATCATCAGGGTTGGAGGGACATTTTCAGTAGCCCTCAATACACCAAACGACAATATTGGTATGCCAATAAATTAAATGCGCAAGTATACACGCCGCAGGTAATCGTTAATGGAAAAACCGAATTAATCGGCTCTGATGAGACAGCCTTGGGTAATGCTATAAGAAATAGTCTGCAAGGCGTCCCAGCTACAACATTAAAATTAACTGGAAAACCAGAAGCAGGAAAAATGGCTATCACTTACCAGGCTTCGGCAAGCAAGAATGCCGAGCTTATGATAGCGGTTGTTCAGAAAAACGCAGAGCGTCAAATTAAACGCGGTGAGAATGGTGGCCGGACACTGCGTCATGTTCAGATTGTGAGAGGATTCCAATCTTTTAGGTTGGAAAATCCAGCAGATGGTCAAATCACCATCAACCTGCCGAAAGAATTTGTAGCACCTGAATGGGAAGTAATTGGTTTCCTTCAAGATAAGGCAACAGGCGAAATTTACGCAGCTGATAAGGTGGTAAATAAGGATACTGCAACCTCCATGGTTCCCCAGCCATCGATAAAATAA
- a CDS encoding sensor histidine kinase: MRLTIRNWKPIQIHLLFWMLFIVLGVVMNVAQHYQGRVTFALFWSDLIDPLTSIGYGRTIIMCYLSLWIFDFLFTRCFYGLAVIALVGLITGDVMLRYGVEQMLLGPYFGIWQYPANITIGTYFIETVFFSALGIFLCFLLKIINDYFRNEAVSHEKVNMELAYLKAQLNPHLLFNTMNNLYGLSLTEPEKTPDVILRLSEMMRYMLYESNEPYVPVSQEVIYLNNFIELETLRYPAPIFVNFLVEGDVNGTARSNKVATTISGRPSSHQMKLARP; encoded by the coding sequence ATGCGTTTAACCATAAGAAACTGGAAGCCAATCCAAATACATCTCTTGTTTTGGATGCTCTTTATTGTACTCGGCGTTGTCATGAATGTTGCCCAGCATTATCAAGGGCGGGTAACATTTGCATTGTTTTGGTCTGATTTGATAGATCCGCTTACTTCTATTGGCTACGGTCGGACAATTATCATGTGCTATCTGAGCCTGTGGATTTTTGACTTTTTATTTACCCGGTGTTTTTATGGGCTGGCTGTAATTGCTTTAGTCGGTTTGATTACCGGTGATGTCATGCTGAGATATGGGGTAGAGCAAATGCTACTTGGCCCTTACTTTGGAATATGGCAATACCCTGCAAACATAACCATAGGGACTTACTTCATTGAAACGGTATTTTTCAGTGCATTGGGCATTTTCCTTTGTTTTCTGCTCAAAATTATCAATGATTATTTTCGTAATGAAGCTGTCAGTCACGAAAAAGTAAACATGGAATTGGCTTATCTAAAAGCGCAGCTCAACCCGCATCTCCTTTTTAACACCATGAATAATTTGTATGGCTTGTCACTCACAGAGCCAGAAAAAACGCCGGATGTCATTTTACGCCTGAGTGAAATGATGCGTTACATGCTTTATGAATCCAATGAACCTTATGTGCCAGTAAGTCAGGAAGTGATTTATCTAAACAATTTCATTGAACTCGAAACATTAAGGTACCCAGCGCCGATCTTCGTTAATTTCTTGGTTGAAGGAGATGTGAATGGAACTGCTAGGTCGAATAAGGTCGCAACAACAATATCCGGCCGTCCGAGTTCGCATCAAATGAAATTGGCTCGACCATAG
- a CDS encoding serine hydrolase domain-containing protein translates to MLRRILRYCIGLALFVNVLACSTDEQKVVGIWHTEFEAVPHLKSAFDVELRHDLFSDSWSGRFEIPESMAEGTLSGVKITDSKIFLDLGQGATFTGNLSKDKTEIGGLLNIPDRKPETLTLTKTDRWTSQRPARIDKENRALLKWSYQAPPVNSDGWKVGAMNMQNANSKVLHDLFENILKGKYHGLDAVLVAQNGRLLLDEYFYLGDRERIHSLQSCTKSVTSLLIGIAQDDGLIQNLDAPLTAFFPSYKNSVKEKSPQPTLRNALTMSAGLDWHEDIPYTDPKNDAVLMNQSKDMYQYVLDKNLDKKDKPGRKFEYNSGLSILLGGILSNVTGKPADKYAEQSLFKGLGIKKFAWTSMNNQVHTGGGLFLKPRDMLKIGQLILDKGKWNEKQIVPTSWITESTSFVLPINESSSDWGYGYQWWRGVFRVKDKVFPVIYAAGYGGQMLYIVPDLNLSILTLHHNASDVSGSHSLTWKDIEKSILPAFI, encoded by the coding sequence ATGCTGAGAAGGATATTAAGATATTGCATAGGTCTGGCACTCTTCGTAAATGTTCTGGCTTGTTCTACTGATGAACAAAAAGTGGTAGGAATATGGCATACTGAATTTGAGGCTGTGCCACATCTTAAAAGCGCATTCGATGTTGAGCTTCGTCATGATCTCTTCTCTGATTCGTGGAGCGGCCGATTTGAAATTCCGGAATCAATGGCGGAAGGAACATTGTCTGGCGTAAAAATAACAGATTCAAAAATATTCCTGGATCTGGGGCAAGGAGCGACATTCACGGGTAATCTTTCCAAGGATAAAACAGAAATCGGAGGATTGCTCAATATACCCGATCGCAAACCTGAAACGCTGACTTTGACGAAAACAGATCGTTGGACGTCACAGCGGCCAGCAAGGATCGATAAGGAAAATCGCGCGCTGCTAAAATGGAGCTATCAAGCTCCGCCTGTAAATAGTGATGGCTGGAAAGTGGGCGCAATGAATATGCAGAATGCGAATTCCAAGGTATTACACGATCTTTTTGAGAATATATTAAAGGGCAAATATCATGGACTGGATGCAGTGCTTGTTGCCCAAAACGGAAGGCTGTTACTTGACGAATACTTTTATCTAGGTGATCGGGAAAGAATCCATAGTTTACAATCCTGTACAAAAAGTGTGACGTCGCTCTTGATTGGCATTGCACAAGATGATGGTCTTATCCAAAATCTGGATGCACCATTAACAGCTTTTTTCCCGTCCTACAAGAACTCTGTAAAAGAAAAATCCCCACAACCCACGCTGCGTAACGCCTTAACCATGTCGGCCGGACTGGATTGGCATGAGGACATTCCTTACACTGACCCCAAAAACGATGCTGTTTTAATGAACCAAAGCAAGGATATGTATCAGTATGTCCTGGATAAAAATTTAGATAAAAAGGACAAGCCAGGTAGGAAATTTGAATACAACAGCGGCCTTTCGATCTTGCTGGGTGGTATTTTATCCAATGTAACGGGAAAGCCAGCGGACAAATACGCAGAACAATCCCTGTTTAAAGGCTTGGGAATTAAAAAATTTGCCTGGACTTCAATGAATAATCAAGTCCACACAGGAGGTGGATTGTTTCTCAAGCCAAGGGATATGTTGAAAATCGGCCAGCTGATATTGGACAAAGGGAAATGGAATGAGAAGCAAATTGTGCCCACATCCTGGATCACCGAATCAACCTCATTTGTTCTACCAATAAATGAGTCAAGCTCGGACTGGGGATATGGATATCAATGGTGGCGTGGCGTGTTCCGGGTTAAAGACAAAGTATTTCCCGTAATCTACGCTGCTGGTTACGGAGGTCAGATGTTATATATCGTCCCCGATTTAAACCTTTCAATTCTTACATTACATCACAACGCTTCGGACGTAAGTGGCAGCCACTCGCTGACCTGGAAAGATATCGAGAAGTCTATTCTTCCTGCTTTCATCTGA